CTCGATGCGTCGCAGTCGCTTGAGGTAGTCGTCCTGTCGATGCATGTAGCCGTGCTCGTTCTGGTGCTCGTGGCTTTCCATGTTCATTCCTCTGCTGGGCCGATGCCGTCTTCGTTTGCCTCAACACCATACCCCGGTATGGTATGCCCGTCGCGATGAAAGGAACCATACCCCCCTAAGGTACGGATGTCTACCGTGACAGACCGGACCAGCAACGCAGAAGGAGCACCCGCACATGACCGACAGCTCGGCACCGCAGCCCAGCAACCAGGCCAAGCCCACCACCATCAAGACAGTCGACAACGGGCCACTCCAGATCAAGGGCCCAGCGCAGCTCGTCGACCACGACGGCAACAGTTTCAGCACGAGCAGAACGATCTTCCTGTGCCGCTGTGGCGAATCCAGCAACAAGCCGTTCTGCGACGGCACCCACGCCAAGATCGGCTTTGCTGCCAGCCAGCGTGCGACCCCAGCGCAGGATGACCAATCTGTCCAGTCCGAGGGCCTTCGGGCCGGTAGCGAGGAGACAGCCGCCAGCTGAAGGCACATCGGCCTCTGGCCCGACGGGACGGTTCGCGTCGGGCCAGAGGAAGTGTTCCGCGAGAAGTGGTTCTGCCCCAGGACTACACTCGTCGGTCGACTCTCGGTCGGGGCTCGCGGGGCCGTGCGGATACTCCATGTGGTGGCAAGACCGGGGCCCGCCCCGGACCTTCACCGCGTATCCGCCGTCCCGCCCTGCTTCCATTGCGGTGCCGCGATCGACGAGGGGCTGCGTGTCGACCGACCGGCCGGGTACGGCGGCGCCTCGAGGCGAACGGTGTCGCCGCCGCTTGGGCGGCGTCACTGCTGGATCCGTGGGCGGCTGCGATGACCGGGGCCAAGACGAGCAGAGCCGCGGCGGTCACGCAGATCCCTGTGATCAGCACGCCGAGGGACGGGCTGAGCAGCGCCATCGCGCTCCCGGCCAAGAGCGGGCCGAGGAACTGCCCACCGAGCAGGAAGCTGTTGGCGGCACCGACGTACCCGGCGCGTTCGTGGGGGCCGGCCTTCTGGGAGGCGTACAACATCAGCGACTGTGCCAGTGCCGCGAAGCAGAATCCCTGGATGAATCGCAGCGGTACCAGCGCCGGTAGCCAGCCCACCATTGCCTGGACGAGCACGGTCGCGGCCGTGACACCACTCGCGATGACCAACGTCTGCAACGGGTGACCGGTTCTGTCGTTGACTCGGCCCCACCACAGTGAGCCGACCAGGGTTCCGGCCCACATCACCGCATGTAGCCCGCCCACCCACGGTCCGACCTGCTGCGGATCGGGTACCAGCTCGGTGAGGAAGGCGGCATAGATCGGGATCAGACCGTAGACGCCGAAGAATGCGAGGAATCCCCCGGCCAACGGGATCCAGCCGATCCGCGCGCACACGGACACGAGAGCGGCGCGCGCAGGTTCGGTCCCGTTGGGTGGTCGTCTTGGATCGTGGGGGTTCCGCAGGCGGATCGTGCAGACACACCCGAGCAGCAGGGCCGCGAGGGCGATCCCGATCAGGAGCGGTCTGAGATCACCGGTGGCCACCAGGGTGCCGCCGGCGACCGGGCCGGCCAGGGCGCCGGCGGCGGTGGCGCTGTAGGAGCGTCCCAGTGCGCGACCCCGGCTGCCCTCGGAAGCAGCCGACCCCACGTACGCCGCCGCGGCCTCGACCACCCCGCCCAACGTGCCTTGCACGATCCGGGCGGCCAGCAACGCCAGCGGGCTGCCGGCGGCGGCCATCAGAGCCATCGCCAGACACAAGCCCGCCAGGGCGCGGACCACCATCCACTTGGGACCGATATGGTCACCCAGCCGACCCCACAGTGGCGTGGTGATCGCCAGCGGGAGGGCGGGGGCCGCGATCGCAGCCCCCGCCCAGACCCCGACGGTGGCGTCGGAGGCGCCGAGTGAAGCCATGTACAGCGGCATGATCGGCACCAGCGCCATCAGCCCGGCGGTGTTGACGAACTGGGATACCCACAGCAGCCCCATGTCCGTCCGCCGCAGGGTCAAGTGCTCAGTCATGCCCGAGTCGAGGCATCCAGTCGCTGATCAGATGCGCCGCCAACGGTGGAGACCATCTCGAGCCACTGGTCGTCATAGACCAGGTCGAGGTAGCGCTCCCCCCGGTCCGGCAGCACCGTCAGGATGCGGCTGCCGGGCGGTGTGGTCGGCAGGAACTGCGTGATGGCTGCGACCACCGCACCCGAGGAACCGCCACCGAGGACACCCTCAGTGGCAACCAGGTGCCGGCAACCCAGGGCAGCTCGGGCATCGTCGATGTGGACCACGTGGTCGATCTCCGTGCGGCTGAGCAGCTCCGGGACCCGGCTGGCGCCGTACCCGGGGATCTCACGCGGACCCGCTGGGGAACCGAAGATGACCGACCCGACCGCATCGACAGCCACCACCTGCATCGCGGGATAGCGCTCGCGAAGGCGTCGAGCCAGCCCCAGGATCGAACCCGTGGTCGACACGGCCGCCACTAGATAGTCCACCGGGGTCTGGATCGCCTCGAGGACCTCGCGGCCGGTCGTCTCGTAGTAGGCGCGCCAGTTGAGATCGTTGGCGTACTGGTTCACCCAGACACTGTCCGAACTGGCATCAGCCAGCTCCTGTGCCCGCCGAACCCGAGTGTGCAGATAACCGCCGCTCTCGTCGCGCTCGGTCACCAGCTCCACATCCGCGCCGACGGTCTGGAGGAGCCGAAGGTTGGTCGAGGTGGTCTTGGGGTCGACCACGGCGGTGAAGTCCAACCCGTGAAGCCTGGCCATCGTTGCCAGCGCGACCCCGAGGTTCCCGGAGGTGCTCTCCACCAGCCGCATCCCGGGCCGCAGTTCACCTGAGGCCAGTCCAGATTCGATGATGAAGCGGGCCGGCCTGTCCTTCATGCTCCCCGCGGGGTTGAGCATCTCGAGCTTAGCGATCACCTCCCGATCCGGGTCTGGGAAGCAACGTCCCAGACGCAGCAAGGGAGTGTTGCCGACGCACGTGGTGAGGGAGTTGTGGATGTTTTCGGGCATGCCAAAGTTCCTTCGTTCATGAAGTCGAAAGTGCTTGAAGAGGGGCAGGAGGGCGTCGTCAAGAAACGACACCGGGCTCCTACACCCGCTGCACGCCGAGTTCGCGAACGAGATGCGGGGTCCATCGCGGCAGATCAGCAGGCCGCTGCGATTCGATGAGACCACCCTGGCGCGGAACTACCCACAGGCACCCCAGCGCCGGAATCAACTCCGAAGCAGCCACCCCAAGACGCGACTGAGTGATCTCGCCACACTCCACCTCGCCATGGGGGTGCTCGACCTTGATGACGTCGACCTCACCAGCGGGGCCGCCGTCGCCGACCGACGGCTGATCAGAGGACCGGTCGTGATCATGCTCGACCGACCCACGATCAACCCCATCTACATGGGCGACCGACAGCGCTGCGGACTCGTCCACAGACCCCGCGACGTCATGACCGGCATCGCCGTGATGCCCGCTGTGCATGCTCAGCAGGTGCACCGCAAACACCATGGCAGCAACCAAAGCCACCACCACGCGCGGCCGACCCCCAGAGAACGGGAAGGAACGGAAACGGGAGGCGAACGCCGAGTCAGCCCGCGAGCCCATACGCCTCCTTGCGTCATCATCCTTGATGGTCCGGCGCAGCCAAACTAACAGTCGACCCTGAAGAAACCCTGACACCACGACGTGACATTCCGCACTATCCGCAGGCGACTCTTATCTGTCAGTTCTCGTCGCGTCTCATCCATTTGCTTCGTGAGGTGGTTCTCTCGTGCCTCGGCCTCGTACGTACTCCAGCGATCGATCTCATGTCGGCACCACCGTTGCCTGCACCATCGTCGAAGGCGTGATCGCGGCCATCGCCAGGATCCTCGCCGAGACGATCCGAAACAGAGCAGGCTGCGCGACTCAAGGCCGGACGTACGTCGCCTCGCCCGGGTATCCGAGGGCGATGGTGCGCTCGCCGTCCGCACGGTCGAGCAGGACCACGATTGGTGCCCTGCCGGAGCCGTAGGGGCCGACACCGACGTACTCATCGCCGGCCATCGGGAGTCCGGTGAGGTCGCCGAGTCCGCTCCTGGTGTCGCTGGTGACCTGTTCGTAGACGACGAGTTGTCGTTCGGCGCCGGTGGCCTTGACCGCGGCCTGGAGGAGTTCGGGCCGCTGCGCGGGGAGCCACGGAATGACGACGGCCGCGCTGCCGCCCGCGAACCGCTCAGCGTCGGCCTCAAGAGTGATGGTGCTGTGCCCAGGGGCCCAGTCGACAGCGGCGACGAAGCACGCGGCCCCGCAGCGGCGGAACCGCAGCTGATGTTCGGTGGCATCCGAGGCGGCGAGGTTGCCGACGAGGCTGTAGTCCTCGGCGGCCGCTGGGTCGAGGCCGCCGGTCGTATCGGGTGTCGAGAGACGGATCACGAGCTGGCCTTGGCTGGCGGTGGCACCGATACCGATCCACCCGGCGCGGTCGCCGACGGCGACGACAGGTCCGACGGCGGGCGGCGGGAATGGCAGGGGCAGGTCCTTTGGGGCCGGTGGCGCGAGCGCAGTGAGCGCGGCGGAGGTGACCAGGACGCAGGCCAGGACCACGGCTTCGATGCGTACCGCCGCCAAAGGTTGGCTCCTGCGGCGGGCCATGTGCCAGCGGGCATACACCGCGAGGGCGAGGGCGAGCGCGACGAGGACGAGCTTGGCGATCAGCCAGCGGCCGTAGGTGGTGCCTGGGATCACCGAGGGCACTTCACCAAGAGGGATCACCACGAGCGCGGAGAGAGTACCCGCGGTGACGACTACGACCGCCAGCCACAGTGCAATCCGGGCGTAGGCGACGATGATGGCAAGAGTGGCCTGCCCCGCGCGGCGTCGAGCGAAAGCGATGCGGACGACGTGGATGAG
The sequence above is drawn from the Nocardioides albertanoniae genome and encodes:
- a CDS encoding CDGSH iron-sulfur domain-containing protein, whose amino-acid sequence is MTDSSAPQPSNQAKPTTIKTVDNGPLQIKGPAQLVDHDGNSFSTSRTIFLCRCGESSNKPFCDGTHAKIGFAASQRATPAQDDQSVQSEGLRAGSEETAAS
- a CDS encoding MFS transporter, with the protein product MTEHLTLRRTDMGLLWVSQFVNTAGLMALVPIMPLYMASLGASDATVGVWAGAAIAAPALPLAITTPLWGRLGDHIGPKWMVVRALAGLCLAMALMAAAGSPLALLAARIVQGTLGGVVEAAAAYVGSAASEGSRGRALGRSYSATAAGALAGPVAGGTLVATGDLRPLLIGIALAALLLGCVCTIRLRNPHDPRRPPNGTEPARAALVSVCARIGWIPLAGGFLAFFGVYGLIPIYAAFLTELVPDPQQVGPWVGGLHAVMWAGTLVGSLWWGRVNDRTGHPLQTLVIASGVTAATVLVQAMVGWLPALVPLRFIQGFCFAALAQSLMLYASQKAGPHERAGYVGAANSFLLGGQFLGPLLAGSAMALLSPSLGVLITGICVTAAALLVLAPVIAAAHGSSSDAAQAAATPFASRRRRTRPVGRHAAPRRSRHRNGSRAGRRIRGEGPGRAPVLPPHGVSARPREPRPRVDRRV
- the sbnA gene encoding 2,3-diaminopropionate biosynthesis protein SbnA — protein: MPENIHNSLTTCVGNTPLLRLGRCFPDPDREVIAKLEMLNPAGSMKDRPARFIIESGLASGELRPGMRLVESTSGNLGVALATMARLHGLDFTAVVDPKTTSTNLRLLQTVGADVELVTERDESGGYLHTRVRRAQELADASSDSVWVNQYANDLNWRAYYETTGREVLEAIQTPVDYLVAAVSTTGSILGLARRLRERYPAMQVVAVDAVGSVIFGSPAGPREIPGYGASRVPELLSRTEIDHVVHIDDARAALGCRHLVATEGVLGGGSSGAVVAAITQFLPTTPPGSRILTVLPDRGERYLDLVYDDQWLEMVSTVGGASDQRLDASTRA
- a CDS encoding CopD family protein, whose product is MVTVHLIAAVIWVGALIHVVRIAFARRRAGQATLAIIVAYARIALWLAVVVVTAGTLSALVVIPLGEVPSVIPGTTYGRWLIAKLVLVALALALAVYARWHMARRRSQPLAAVRIEAVVLACVLVTSAALTALAPPAPKDLPLPFPPPAVGPVVAVGDRAGWIGIGATASQGQLVIRLSTPDTTGGLDPAAAEDYSLVGNLAASDATEHQLRFRRCGAACFVAAVDWAPGHSTITLEADAERFAGGSAAVVIPWLPAQRPELLQAAVKATGAERQLVVYEQVTSDTRSGLGDLTGLPMAGDEYVGVGPYGSGRAPIVVLLDRADGERTIALGYPGEATYVRP